One genomic window of Punica granatum isolate Tunisia-2019 chromosome 1, ASM765513v2, whole genome shotgun sequence includes the following:
- the LOC116205150 gene encoding uncharacterized protein LOC116205150 encodes MRLPPKIKIPSFERYDGTKDPRHHLRHYQSKMLQYWEYEEFIIQTIQDSLMGSALDWVMTLKAGDIPTSTDLSQKFLDQYRFCVETPPTLLELSTMEMKENQAFEAYASEWRGKAAKHIPLISEIQQVQLFHSTFKGVYYSHLLSHASSFFELIEAGKKLDMGIKLGRIKGLTKKKEEEALKKHNAGASRRTKDTTVSAVNSGRQSSQPISVDYTPTPQTYQTYAHPAHYVRPYQSQQAYPSAPPTVIYLPSPQQYAPSQAQQNKAPASRSPQPAQRAPALRVQQSSVAQSRPRKQYTNLPAPPSHIFQQLLAGNKIKTKALGHSFDPTEMIDARHISFNEVKQPNVRVNPLPDHGSGPEPSINMISICIVGEEEETQESPAPFVIEYVSAEVAVASAPFIVEVPAKEPYQDSRVPWTNGGEVANA; translated from the exons ATGCGGTTGCCCCCGAAGATCAAGATCCCAAGTTTTGAGAGGTACGATGGGACCAAAGACCCACGTCATCATCTCCGCCATTATCAGAGCAAGATGCTACAATACTGGGAATACGAAGAATTCATCATTCAAACAATCCAAGACAGTCTCATGGGATCAGCACTGGACTGGGTTATGACTTTGAAGGCAGGAGACATCCCCACTTCGACcgatctttctcagaagttcctcgaccagtaCAGATTTTGTGTGGAGACACCCCCAACCCTCCTAGAGTTGAGCACCATGGAGATGAAGGAAAATCAGGCTTTTGAAGCCTATGCATCAGAGTGGAGGGGGAAGGCAGCAAAGCACATACCCCTAATTAGTGAGATCCAACAGGTTCAACTATTCCATTCCACGTTCAAAGGTGTATACTACTCGCACCTACTATCTCACGCTTCCTCATTCTTTGAACTCATTGAAGCCGGGAAGAAACTCGATATGGGCATCAAATTGGGGAGGATCAAAGGACTCaccaagaagaaagaagaagaagcactGAAGAAGCATAATGCTGGTGCCTCTAGAAGGACCAAAGATACCACCGTTAGCGCTGTCAATTCGGGACGTCAATCCTCGCAACCAATTTCAGTGGATTACACCCCTACACCGCAGACTTATCAGACATATGCACATCCCGCGCATTATGTGCGGCCCTATCAGTCGCAGCAGGCCTATCCATCGGCCCCACCAACTGTCATTTATCTGCCATCTCCGCAACAGTATGCTCCCTCTCAAGCACAGCAAAACAAAGCTccggcttcgagatctcctcagccggctcaacgtgCTCCAGCTCTAAGAGTTCAACAAAGCAGTGTTGCTCAATCGCGTCCacgcaagcagtacaccaATCTTCCGGCTCCTCCATCTCACATATTCCAACAACTCCTCGCAGGCAATAAGATTAAAACCAAGGCGCTTGGTCATAGCTTTGATCCTACG GAGATGATCGACGCGAGGCACATTTCTTTCAATGAGGTGAAACAGCCGAATGTGCGCGTGAATCCTCTCcctgatcatggatcaggcCCAGAAccttctatcaacatgatcagtATATGCATTGttggagaagaggaggagacACAGGAATCCCCAGCTCCATTCGTCATTGAATACGTTTCAGCAGAAGTGGCAGTGGCATCCGCTCCCTTTATCGTCGAGGTTCCGGCAAAGGAGCCCTATCAAGACAGCCGAGTTCCCTGGACAAATGGGGGTGAGGTTGCCAATGCATAA